The Enteractinococcus fodinae genome has a segment encoding these proteins:
- a CDS encoding asparaginase: MTIAFFGTGGTIANRGTGPENYLDYLDHGTVMEADELIAAHPELREIAEIRVEPFGALRSKYITAAHWAELAHRLTHVLAQPEIAGAVVAHGTGTLEETAWFLHLVVKSAKPIVMVGAQRPGSTTGSDVQRNLADAFRIAAHRDSHARGVTVVMNREIHSARDVTKVANHRLDALQSPVRGPLGVLGADHRVQYWRSPTTPHTQQSRFAELTTPLPRVDIVHAYTGADATAVEAFINAGARGLVAVGYPPGTLTRPMDDAVDAAVAQGIQVVQASRGVFEPAVTPRSGLISRGLIPNTDITAAKAKVLLQLCLAQGLTPEQSTEVVATY; the protein is encoded by the coding sequence ATGACCATTGCATTTTTTGGCACCGGAGGCACGATAGCCAACCGCGGTACCGGACCCGAGAACTACCTGGATTATCTCGATCACGGGACCGTAATGGAGGCCGATGAGCTGATCGCGGCCCACCCGGAGCTGCGTGAGATTGCCGAGATTCGGGTCGAACCGTTCGGCGCGTTGCGTTCCAAATACATCACGGCAGCACACTGGGCTGAGCTTGCCCATCGACTCACCCACGTCCTGGCCCAGCCGGAGATCGCCGGTGCGGTCGTGGCGCACGGGACGGGAACGTTGGAAGAAACCGCCTGGTTTTTGCACTTGGTTGTCAAGAGCGCCAAACCGATCGTGATGGTCGGAGCGCAGCGTCCCGGATCCACGACGGGCTCCGATGTTCAACGCAATTTGGCCGATGCCTTCCGGATCGCAGCCCATCGGGACTCACATGCCCGGGGCGTCACGGTGGTGATGAACCGTGAAATCCACAGCGCCCGGGACGTGACCAAGGTTGCCAATCACCGCTTGGATGCGTTGCAATCCCCGGTGCGCGGACCCCTCGGAGTCCTCGGGGCAGACCATCGGGTGCAGTACTGGCGCTCGCCGACCACGCCGCACACCCAACAATCACGTTTCGCCGAGCTGACCACCCCGCTACCCAGAGTCGACATAGTGCACGCGTACACGGGTGCCGACGCGACGGCTGTGGAAGCGTTTATCAATGCAGGGGCGCGCGGACTGGTCGCCGTAGGGTACCCGCCTGGAACGCTGACTCGACCCATGGATGACGCCGTCGATGCGGCCGTGGCCCAAGGCATTCAAGTGGTCCAGGCCTCCCGTGGTGTATTCGAACCAGCCGTGACGCCGCGGTCTGGGCTCATCTCGCGCGGATTGATCCCAAACACGGACATCACCGCGGCCAAGGCCAAAGTCTTGCTGCAGCTGTGTCTAGCTCAGGGACTCACGCCCGAGCAAAGCACCGAGGTGGTTGCCACCTACTGA
- a CDS encoding YihY/virulence factor BrkB family protein: MHHQLERTITAEQQALHDSQNRKPAKRLPGEARKYALKRAIKQFSADKGTDKAAILTYFAVLSLAPLLLAVFSILTLVLSQAADTVENFTEDLVAQTVPTEYQDLALDLVNTMTESATGGIIALIIGTVVALWSASKYVQAFSRNLNSIYGVVEGRSMIKFYLSMLGITLIMVITVVLALVSLALNATIVETVFAPIAQVVGAQGILTTLTETFLPIWQWLKYPVVLALIIIMLGVLYHFSPNVERRFKLFTIGAIVAVIGIILAGIAMGIYLTYFASYSSYGAIGTVMAVLFVMWIFNIVIILGAEIDVELLRARQLVGGIAAEEHVQVRPRSVATVEKKADKHVESVKDGKVLRRSMSVLEEDDQGTERSGSSVRS; this comes from the coding sequence ATGCACCACCAATTGGAACGTACCATTACTGCAGAACAGCAGGCACTTCACGATTCCCAGAATCGCAAGCCCGCCAAACGGCTGCCTGGTGAAGCCCGGAAATATGCGCTGAAACGGGCCATCAAGCAGTTCAGCGCTGACAAAGGTACAGACAAGGCCGCCATCCTGACATACTTTGCCGTCCTGTCCCTAGCACCACTGCTGTTGGCAGTGTTTTCCATCCTGACGCTGGTGCTGTCCCAAGCAGCCGACACGGTAGAAAACTTTACCGAAGATCTGGTGGCTCAAACCGTCCCCACTGAGTACCAAGATCTCGCACTAGATCTAGTCAACACCATGACGGAATCAGCAACGGGCGGGATCATCGCGTTGATCATCGGTACTGTTGTCGCACTCTGGTCAGCCTCCAAATACGTGCAGGCCTTCTCCCGGAACCTCAACAGTATTTACGGTGTGGTTGAGGGCCGGTCGATGATCAAGTTCTACCTGTCGATGTTGGGCATCACCTTGATCATGGTCATCACGGTCGTGCTGGCACTGGTTTCGTTGGCACTGAATGCCACCATCGTTGAAACGGTCTTCGCGCCGATCGCGCAGGTCGTGGGCGCGCAAGGAATACTGACCACGCTGACTGAGACCTTCTTGCCCATCTGGCAGTGGCTAAAATACCCGGTCGTGCTGGCGCTGATCATCATCATGCTCGGGGTGCTCTACCACTTCAGCCCCAACGTTGAACGCCGCTTCAAACTGTTCACCATCGGGGCCATCGTCGCGGTCATCGGGATTATTCTCGCCGGTATCGCGATGGGTATCTATCTGACCTACTTCGCCTCGTACTCTTCATACGGGGCCATCGGTACGGTCATGGCTGTGCTGTTCGTAATGTGGATCTTCAACATTGTGATTATCTTGGGCGCTGAAATCGATGTTGAACTCCTGCGCGCTCGCCAACTCGTGGGCGGTATCGCTGCCGAAGAGCACGTGCAGGTTCGCCCACGCTCGGTAGCGACCGTCGAAAAGAAAGCGGACAAGCACGTCGAATCCGTCAAAGACGGCAAGGTGCTGCGTCGGTCAATGTCCGTGCTGGAAGAGGATGACCAAGGAACGGAACGCTCGGGTAGCTCAGTGCGCTCATGA
- a CDS encoding CarD family transcriptional regulator yields MRLTLGKFVVHPQHGPAEVVERKTRKVKGEDVEYVVLEVEDQRLQIAVPEDSLSEIGVRDLASHTRLRKLMSLLAKTGDKLEKQWSRRLKALREKLATGDLDNVAEVARDLYRRQQEKDLSMAERNLYQEAKDMLVAEVALVLDVDHEEAEKTIDGAIDGVPLTRLGLDRGKDKK; encoded by the coding sequence ATGCGTCTGACCCTTGGTAAATTCGTAGTTCACCCTCAGCACGGTCCTGCAGAGGTCGTTGAGCGTAAAACCAGGAAGGTCAAAGGTGAAGACGTCGAGTACGTAGTGCTGGAAGTTGAAGATCAGCGCCTACAAATCGCCGTTCCTGAAGACAGCCTGTCCGAAATTGGTGTTCGTGATCTGGCAAGCCACACCCGGTTACGCAAGCTGATGTCCTTGCTCGCCAAGACCGGCGACAAACTGGAAAAGCAGTGGTCTCGTCGTCTGAAAGCCTTGCGCGAGAAGCTCGCCACCGGTGACTTAGATAATGTCGCTGAAGTTGCCCGTGACCTCTACCGTCGTCAGCAAGAAAAAGATCTGTCCATGGCCGAACGGAACTTGTACCAAGAAGCCAAAGACATGCTGGTCGCCGAAGTGGCGCTGGTGCTAGACGTCGATCATGAAGAAGCAGAGAAAACTATCGACGGTGCTATCGATGGTGTACCCCTGACCCGGCTGGGCTTGGACCGCGGTAAAGACAAAAAATAA
- a CDS encoding helix-turn-helix domain-containing protein, which yields MSYITNTQDDDLVVLADQTTGAHIDPVILGHRLRHFRTEASLTLDDLAKKLGATASHLSMIENGKREPKVNLLSEAAELLGVTVADLLKPEAPSPRAALEISVEKAQRTKHWQTMGLPNIKVSSRIPTQVLEIIDGLNRELRRQHAEQAATPEEARRANVAMRKEQRERNNYYAELEQQAQQLLTAVGHDEGPLSYHSIADIADYLNFELRFISSLPHSTRSVTDLKNRIVFLADSRNPDHDPRSVALQALVSYVLGHGEPEDYKDFLRQRVSTNYVTAALLMPEKAVVKYLRRRKQERDIAIEDIRDAYSVSYESAAHRFTNLATHHLDITCHFQKVHESGVLHKAYENDGVNFPVDSIGAIEGQAACRYWTSREVFKTSDRFRPFNQYTDTVVGTFWCTAVVEPSQSSLFSLSVGIPFDEARWFRGAETAERSQSNCPDPTCCRTPSAELEAQWGGYAWPAARTNAHMLAAMPPGAFPGVDDVAVYEFLAAQEHLQQ from the coding sequence ATGTCCTACATCACAAACACTCAAGACGACGATCTGGTTGTTCTGGCTGATCAAACCACCGGCGCCCATATTGATCCGGTGATTCTGGGTCACCGGCTGCGTCACTTCCGTACGGAGGCGTCCCTGACGCTCGATGACCTTGCCAAGAAACTTGGAGCCACAGCTTCGCATCTGTCGATGATCGAAAACGGCAAACGCGAACCGAAGGTGAATCTTTTGTCGGAGGCTGCAGAGTTACTTGGCGTCACCGTCGCTGATCTTCTGAAACCCGAAGCTCCGTCACCACGCGCAGCGCTGGAGATCTCCGTCGAAAAAGCGCAGCGGACCAAGCACTGGCAGACTATGGGATTGCCCAACATCAAGGTCTCCTCACGCATACCAACACAAGTGCTAGAGATCATCGATGGCCTGAACCGTGAGCTGCGGCGTCAGCACGCGGAGCAGGCCGCCACACCCGAGGAAGCTCGCCGAGCTAACGTCGCGATGCGCAAAGAACAGCGCGAGCGAAATAATTACTACGCGGAGCTCGAGCAGCAGGCACAGCAACTGCTCACTGCGGTCGGACACGATGAGGGGCCTTTGTCCTATCACTCGATTGCCGATATTGCTGACTATCTGAACTTCGAGCTGCGCTTCATTTCTTCCCTGCCACACTCCACCCGCTCCGTGACCGACTTGAAGAACCGCATCGTATTCTTGGCGGACTCGCGAAACCCTGACCACGATCCTCGTTCAGTGGCACTGCAAGCCCTGGTGTCGTATGTGCTGGGCCACGGGGAACCGGAAGACTATAAGGATTTCTTGCGTCAGCGCGTCTCGACGAACTATGTGACCGCGGCCTTGCTCATGCCAGAAAAAGCTGTGGTCAAATATTTGCGTCGCCGGAAACAGGAACGCGACATCGCCATCGAAGACATCCGTGACGCATACTCGGTTTCCTATGAGTCAGCCGCGCACCGGTTCACCAACCTTGCCACACATCATTTGGATATCACCTGCCACTTCCAGAAAGTCCACGAATCGGGTGTCCTGCATAAAGCCTATGAAAATGACGGCGTGAACTTCCCTGTGGATTCCATTGGGGCGATCGAGGGGCAAGCTGCGTGCCGCTATTGGACCTCTCGAGAAGTGTTCAAGACCAGTGACCGCTTCCGGCCTTTCAATCAGTACACCGACACTGTGGTCGGTACCTTCTGGTGCACTGCGGTGGTAGAGCCCTCGCAGTCGTCACTGTTCTCGTTATCCGTGGGTATTCCCTTCGATGAAGCGCGCTGGTTTCGCGGGGCCGAAACTGCCGAACGGTCCCAATCGAACTGTCCGGACCCTACGTGCTGTCGCACCCCGTCTGCTGAATTAGAGGCGCAGTGGGGCGGGTACGCGTGGCCGGCGGCTCGAACGAACGCGCACATGCTTGCCGCCATGCCGCCGGGTGCTTTTCCCGGGGTTGATGACGTCGCGGTCTACGAATTTTTAGCTGCGCAAGAACATTTGCAACAGTGA
- the aceA gene encoding isocitrate lyase: MEPVIQAAADQIQEDWNSNPRWSNITRDFTAEEVVRLRGRVQEEHTLAKRGAEKLWDQLTSEHPKGEFTNALGAMTGGQAVQQVKAGLRAIYLSGWQVAADANLSGHTYPDQSLYPADSVPKVVRRINNALMRADQIDWAEGKQTVEDYLVPIVADAEAGFGGPLNAYELMKAMITAGAAGVHWEDQVASEKKCGHLGGKVLIPTSHHVRTLNAARLAADVAGVPSLIVARTDAEAATLLQSDIDERDHQFLTGERSSEGFYYIKNGLEPSIARAKAYAPYSDLLWMETSTPDLDVAREFAEAVKADFPDQMLAYNCSPSFNWKANLDDDTIAKFQRELAAMGYTFQFITLAGFHSLNYSMFNLAKGYADRQMSAFVELQEAEFAAEKDGFTATRHQREVGTGYFDLISTTVNPESSTTALADSTEAQQF; encoded by the coding sequence ATGGAACCCGTCATTCAGGCAGCAGCAGACCAGATCCAAGAGGACTGGAACTCCAACCCTCGCTGGAGCAACATCACTCGTGACTTCACCGCCGAAGAAGTTGTTCGTCTCCGCGGCCGTGTGCAAGAAGAGCACACCTTGGCAAAACGCGGTGCAGAAAAACTGTGGGATCAGCTCACCAGCGAACACCCCAAAGGTGAATTCACCAACGCGCTCGGCGCGATGACCGGCGGTCAGGCCGTTCAGCAGGTCAAGGCCGGCCTGCGGGCTATCTACCTTTCCGGTTGGCAGGTCGCAGCAGACGCGAACCTCTCCGGTCACACCTACCCAGACCAGTCGCTCTACCCTGCCGACTCAGTTCCAAAGGTTGTACGTCGGATCAACAACGCCCTGATGCGCGCCGACCAAATCGATTGGGCTGAAGGTAAGCAAACCGTTGAAGATTACCTCGTTCCGATTGTCGCAGACGCTGAGGCCGGTTTCGGTGGCCCACTGAACGCCTACGAGTTGATGAAGGCCATGATTACCGCGGGCGCAGCCGGTGTGCACTGGGAAGACCAGGTAGCCTCCGAAAAGAAATGTGGCCACCTCGGCGGTAAGGTCCTCATCCCAACTTCGCATCACGTCCGGACCCTCAATGCAGCCCGTCTTGCAGCCGACGTTGCCGGTGTTCCATCACTGATCGTCGCCCGCACCGACGCTGAAGCTGCCACACTCCTGCAGTCCGACATTGATGAACGTGACCACCAGTTCCTGACCGGTGAACGTTCCTCCGAAGGCTTCTACTACATCAAGAATGGTCTGGAACCATCCATTGCCCGCGCTAAAGCGTATGCACCGTACTCGGATCTGCTGTGGATGGAAACTTCCACCCCGGACCTCGACGTCGCCCGTGAATTCGCCGAAGCAGTGAAGGCTGACTTCCCAGACCAGATGCTGGCCTACAACTGCTCGCCATCATTCAACTGGAAAGCCAACCTGGACGATGACACCATCGCCAAGTTCCAGCGCGAGCTCGCTGCGATGGGTTACACCTTCCAGTTCATCACGCTGGCTGGCTTCCACTCCTTGAACTACTCGATGTTCAACCTGGCCAAGGGCTACGCCGATCGCCAGATGTCAGCCTTCGTCGAGCTGCAAGAAGCAGAATTCGCCGCAGAAAAAGATGGTTTCACCGCAACCCGTCACCAGCGCGAGGTTGGCACCGGTTACTTCGATCTCATCTCGACCACCGTCAACCCAGAATCCTCGACCACCGCACTAGCCGACTCGACCGAAGCACAACAGTTCTAG
- the aceB gene encoding malate synthase A has product MASPTIQHTTPEGINVTVFGELDARQRDVLTEEALNFLAYLHTKQDPRRRELLAARKDARAKVAAGEQLDFEKSTRSIREDDSWRVAPLAPGLKDRRVEITGPVDRKMTINALNSGAKCWLADFEDASSPFWSNMVNGQVNLYDAIRHNIDFTSEQGKHYRLKKPALAQMPTIIVRPRGLHLEESHILIDGEPLSGSLMDFGLYFFHNGDKLVELGRGPYYYLPKLEHHLEARWWNCVFNKAQDYMGIPQGTIRATVLIETITAAFQMEEILYQLRDHAAGLNAGRWDYIFSIIKTYRDSGAEYVLPDRAEVSMTQPMMRAYTDLLVHTCHKRGASAIGGMSAFIPDSSNPERTKEALRKVREDKTREAHDGFDGSWVAHPGLVPTCMGVFDELLLDAPHQIRTNKREDVEPSAEALINVQATTGAITETGLETNIEVGIRYMDAWLNGMGAAAINGLMEDAATAEISRSQIWQWIHAESQALREDGSAKTITTEWVTQKIDDVFATLPRYERDRLDEAKELFAESALSEDFEDFLTLPAYDRYLSAQAKVSA; this is encoded by the coding sequence ATGGCATCACCAACTATCCAACACACAACGCCCGAAGGCATCAACGTGACCGTGTTCGGTGAACTGGATGCACGGCAGCGTGACGTTCTCACCGAAGAGGCCCTGAATTTCCTGGCCTATCTGCACACCAAACAGGACCCACGCCGTCGTGAGCTGCTTGCAGCCCGCAAAGACGCTCGGGCCAAGGTGGCAGCAGGAGAACAACTAGATTTTGAAAAGTCTACTCGCAGCATCCGTGAAGATGACTCATGGCGGGTCGCTCCCCTAGCTCCCGGGTTGAAAGACCGCCGGGTGGAAATCACCGGACCGGTGGACCGGAAGATGACCATCAACGCGTTGAACTCCGGGGCGAAGTGCTGGTTAGCCGACTTCGAAGATGCCTCATCACCGTTCTGGTCGAATATGGTCAATGGTCAGGTCAACCTGTACGACGCGATTCGGCACAATATTGACTTCACGTCCGAACAGGGCAAACACTACCGGCTGAAAAAACCTGCCTTAGCGCAGATGCCGACCATCATCGTGCGGCCTCGTGGGTTGCACCTGGAAGAATCCCACATCCTGATCGACGGCGAGCCACTGTCCGGATCGCTGATGGACTTTGGACTGTACTTCTTCCATAACGGTGACAAACTCGTCGAATTGGGCCGCGGACCGTACTACTACCTGCCTAAACTCGAGCACCATTTGGAAGCTCGCTGGTGGAACTGTGTCTTCAATAAGGCCCAGGACTACATGGGCATCCCGCAAGGCACCATCCGAGCCACCGTGCTCATTGAAACCATCACGGCGGCCTTCCAGATGGAAGAGATTCTGTATCAGCTGCGTGACCATGCAGCGGGTCTGAACGCCGGGCGGTGGGATTACATTTTCTCCATCATCAAGACCTACCGTGATTCTGGTGCCGAGTACGTGCTGCCGGATCGGGCAGAAGTTTCGATGACCCAACCGATGATGCGTGCTTACACGGACCTGCTGGTCCACACCTGCCATAAGCGCGGCGCTTCCGCCATTGGCGGGATGAGTGCCTTCATCCCGGACTCATCCAACCCGGAGCGCACCAAAGAAGCGCTGCGCAAGGTTCGCGAAGACAAAACTCGCGAAGCCCATGACGGGTTTGATGGTTCGTGGGTGGCTCATCCTGGGCTGGTGCCAACCTGCATGGGAGTCTTTGACGAACTGCTGTTGGATGCCCCGCATCAGATTCGCACCAACAAACGTGAAGACGTCGAGCCGTCAGCTGAAGCTTTGATCAACGTCCAGGCCACCACCGGTGCCATCACCGAAACCGGCCTCGAGACCAACATCGAAGTGGGTATTCGGTACATGGATGCCTGGCTCAACGGGATGGGAGCTGCTGCTATCAACGGGCTCATGGAAGATGCGGCGACCGCCGAGATTTCACGATCCCAAATCTGGCAGTGGATTCACGCCGAGTCACAAGCCCTCCGCGAAGACGGTTCGGCCAAGACCATCACGACGGAATGGGTTACGCAAAAAATTGATGATGTTTTTGCAACTCTTCCCCGGTACGAACGCGACCGTCTCGATGAAGCAAAAGAACTGTTCGCTGAGTCTGCACTATCGGAAGATTTCGAAGACTTCCTGACGCTGCCAGCCTACGACCGCTACCTCTCTGCACAAGCAAAGGTCAGCGCCTAA
- a CDS encoding YoaK family protein encodes MAAQLTTRQRLLAAGLTANAGFADGLFFLHLGGYFVSFMSGNSTRAAAALAQGNYGEWLAASMLIFAFIIGVMLSSFAVRFGPKRFHPPAESLLTDQIAPHGSAVWTAFLLMLLGGIASVVEPLETLAPFIIASATGAINGTFTRRGEVTVGLTYMTGTLVKMGQSLASAIAVRSIVYLARFLRYLLLWAAIAFGALVGAWAYVLYGVQSVWLSVAAMTVLAIMLTWRVKKRTDRPEH; translated from the coding sequence TTGGCAGCACAGCTCACCACGCGACAACGACTCTTAGCGGCAGGGTTAACCGCAAATGCGGGATTCGCCGATGGGCTGTTTTTCCTTCACCTAGGTGGGTACTTTGTATCCTTCATGTCCGGGAACTCGACCAGGGCAGCCGCAGCGCTAGCACAAGGCAACTACGGGGAATGGCTCGCCGCCTCGATGCTGATCTTCGCATTTATCATCGGCGTGATGCTGTCCTCGTTTGCGGTTCGATTCGGACCCAAACGATTCCACCCGCCCGCGGAATCCCTGCTCACTGATCAGATCGCACCTCACGGTTCAGCGGTCTGGACTGCCTTTTTGCTGATGCTGTTGGGCGGGATCGCGTCCGTGGTGGAGCCACTTGAGACACTGGCCCCATTCATCATCGCCTCAGCAACCGGAGCGATCAATGGGACCTTCACCCGCCGTGGGGAAGTGACCGTGGGCCTAACATATATGACTGGCACACTGGTGAAGATGGGCCAATCTTTAGCCTCGGCGATTGCGGTGCGTTCAATTGTGTATCTGGCACGTTTCTTGCGCTACCTGCTGTTATGGGCGGCGATCGCTTTTGGTGCCCTGGTTGGAGCTTGGGCCTATGTCTTGTATGGGGTGCAGTCTGTCTGGTTATCGGTTGCCGCCATGACGGTGTTAGCTATCATGCTGACCTGGCGGGTCAAAAAGCGGACAGATCGCCCGGAGCATTAG
- a CDS encoding glycine betaine ABC transporter substrate-binding protein, whose amino-acid sequence MTFKSRFFKSAAALSVAALALTACGNGGEDTGNGNGNGDSAAEGNGGEVTIGVFNGWEEGIAVSELWAYVLEEEGYDVSLEYADPAPVYSGLSTNDYNVTLDAWLPITHADYVEEYEADIQDLGAWNEEASLHIAVNEDAPIDSLDELAENADEFNNEIVGIDPGAGLVQTTENEVIPTYGLEDMEFTTSSTPAMLQELDSALEAGENIAVTLWRPHWAYDAFPIKDLEDPEGALGGAESMHTFANAEWAQDEANSELVGWFEGFEMDSDTLYSLENVMFNENEDVDDYRPIIEEWAAENQEYVDGLTN is encoded by the coding sequence ATGACTTTTAAATCACGTTTCTTCAAGTCAGCGGCTGCTTTGTCGGTAGCTGCTCTCGCCTTGACCGCGTGCGGCAATGGCGGCGAAGACACCGGTAACGGTAATGGTAACGGTGACTCAGCTGCTGAAGGCAATGGCGGCGAAGTCACGATCGGCGTCTTCAACGGCTGGGAGGAAGGTATTGCAGTATCCGAACTGTGGGCCTACGTCCTAGAAGAAGAAGGCTACGACGTCAGCCTCGAATACGCGGACCCAGCCCCGGTCTACTCCGGGCTGTCGACCAACGATTACAACGTCACGCTTGACGCTTGGCTGCCAATTACTCACGCAGACTATGTCGAAGAGTATGAAGCAGACATTCAAGACCTGGGCGCTTGGAACGAAGAAGCATCACTTCACATTGCAGTGAATGAAGATGCTCCGATCGATTCGTTGGATGAGTTGGCAGAAAATGCCGACGAATTCAACAACGAAATCGTAGGGATCGACCCAGGGGCCGGGCTGGTACAGACGACTGAAAACGAGGTCATCCCAACCTATGGTCTTGAAGACATGGAGTTCACCACATCGAGTACTCCAGCAATGCTGCAGGAGTTGGACAGCGCCCTTGAAGCGGGCGAAAACATCGCTGTGACTCTCTGGCGTCCGCACTGGGCCTACGACGCCTTCCCGATCAAAGACCTTGAAGATCCTGAAGGAGCGCTAGGTGGCGCAGAATCCATGCACACCTTCGCTAACGCCGAGTGGGCTCAGGACGAAGCCAACTCCGAATTAGTTGGTTGGTTCGAGGGCTTTGAAATGGACTCGGACACCCTCTACTCGCTTGAGAACGTCATGTTCAACGAGAATGAGGATGTTGACGACTACCGTCCGATCATCGAAGAATGGGCCGCTGAGAACCAAGAATACGTTGATGGTCTGACCAACTAG
- a CDS encoding ABC transporter permease — protein MEIPVPRIPLGDWVEVALDWILAVLGGIFTFIRTILVQAYELLLWALTTPEWWMVTIVLAGLGWWLRSWQLALGTVIGFILIVGVNQWANAMSTLALVAIATLIAIIIAIPLGILAAKSQAASKILRPLMDFIQTMPPMVYLIPALVIFRVGVVPGMVATVIFAMAPGVRFTELGIRGVDSEVVEAGKAFGSPPGKILRQIQLPLALPTIMAGVNQVIMLSLSMVVIAGMVGAGGLGGEVVASLNRINAGLGFEAGLAVVILAMYLDRLTSMQSKSKLR, from the coding sequence ATGGAAATACCCGTACCGCGCATCCCACTAGGGGACTGGGTCGAAGTTGCGCTTGATTGGATCTTGGCCGTCCTTGGTGGCATCTTCACCTTCATCCGGACAATCTTGGTCCAAGCCTATGAGCTCTTGCTGTGGGCGCTGACCACTCCGGAGTGGTGGATGGTCACCATTGTGTTGGCTGGGCTCGGCTGGTGGTTGCGCAGTTGGCAGCTGGCACTGGGTACCGTCATTGGCTTCATCCTGATCGTCGGCGTTAACCAGTGGGCCAATGCGATGTCAACCCTCGCGCTGGTCGCGATCGCTACCCTGATCGCCATTATTATCGCCATCCCGTTGGGAATCTTGGCCGCCAAATCTCAGGCGGCCTCTAAGATCCTGCGCCCGCTCATGGACTTCATCCAAACGATGCCACCCATGGTGTATCTCATTCCGGCGCTGGTCATTTTCCGGGTCGGCGTGGTGCCAGGGATGGTAGCCACCGTGATCTTCGCGATGGCACCCGGGGTGCGTTTCACCGAGCTCGGTATTCGCGGAGTTGACTCCGAAGTAGTCGAAGCGGGTAAAGCCTTCGGCTCGCCCCCAGGAAAGATTCTGCGTCAGATCCAGCTGCCGCTTGCATTGCCCACCATTATGGCGGGCGTCAACCAGGTCATCATGCTCTCGCTGTCCATGGTCGTTATCGCCGGTATGGTCGGCGCTGGCGGCCTCGGTGGGGAAGTCGTTGCATCGCTGAACCGCATTAACGCCGGTCTCGGTTTCGAAGCCGGCCTCGCAGTGGTCATCTTGGCGATGTACCTTGACCGCCTCACCTCAATGCAGTCGAAGTCCAAGCTTCGTTAA
- a CDS encoding quaternary amine ABC transporter ATP-binding protein, with protein sequence MSEPNTAQPVIRARNVYKVFGRRPEAVVDRLKSGETRQDVEKAGTAAVIDASFDVYQGEIFVVMGLSGSGKSTVIRTLNALQPATSGTVEVLGQDLAKLTPKELRALRSEHISMVFQHFALFPHWTVIENAAYSLETQGVEKEKRYAKAREVLAAVGLKGWEDSYPSELSGGMQQRVGLARALAAETDIMLMDEAFSALDPLIRREMQDELKQIQAQLGRTIVFITHDLNEAMFLGDRIAVMKDGQIVQIGTPQEILSEPADDYVASFTADVDRGRVLTAEAVMVPNEELSEADRAAFAKNALTVKPSATLQEIVPVVLEANAPVAVEAEHSSDHIGYIRLASLLQALTPQQSQVVPGSGEAQ encoded by the coding sequence ATGAGCGAACCAAACACAGCCCAGCCCGTGATACGGGCCAGGAATGTCTATAAGGTATTCGGCCGGCGTCCCGAAGCGGTCGTTGACCGACTGAAATCGGGCGAAACACGTCAAGACGTCGAAAAAGCTGGGACAGCCGCGGTCATAGATGCCTCCTTTGATGTCTATCAAGGTGAGATATTCGTCGTCATGGGCTTGTCAGGCTCGGGTAAGTCAACCGTTATTAGGACACTGAATGCGCTCCAGCCAGCGACCTCCGGCACGGTTGAGGTGCTCGGCCAAGATCTAGCGAAGCTGACGCCTAAAGAGCTCCGTGCACTGCGTTCTGAACATATTTCCATGGTGTTTCAGCACTTCGCACTGTTCCCGCACTGGACGGTGATCGAAAACGCTGCCTACAGTCTTGAAACCCAAGGCGTGGAGAAAGAAAAACGTTACGCGAAGGCCCGCGAAGTTCTAGCTGCCGTGGGACTCAAGGGCTGGGAGGATTCCTACCCCTCCGAACTATCCGGCGGTATGCAGCAACGTGTCGGACTGGCACGTGCACTAGCTGCAGAGACTGACATCATGCTCATGGACGAAGCGTTTTCGGCCCTGGACCCACTGATCCGGCGTGAAATGCAGGATGAACTCAAACAAATCCAGGCTCAACTGGGTCGCACCATTGTCTTCATCACCCACGATCTCAACGAAGCGATGTTCCTGGGAGATCGAATTGCTGTGATGAAAGATGGACAAATCGTCCAGATCGGGACTCCACAAGAGATTCTCTCCGAACCGGCAGACGACTACGTGGCATCCTTCACGGCCGACGTCGACCGCGGACGAGTCTTGACGGCAGAAGCTGTGATGGTGCCCAATGAGGAACTCAGCGAAGCAGATCGTGCTGCTTTCGCCAAAAACGCTCTGACAGTGAAACCCAGCGCGACGCTGCAAGAGATCGTGCCCGTGGTGCTGGAAGCGAATGCGCCCGTCGCGGTCGAAGCGGAGCATTCCAGTGACCATATTGGCTACATCCGTCTTGCGTCACTGTTACAAGCACTCACACCACAACAATCTCAGGTCGTTCCGGGATCAGGGGAGGCACAATAA